The DNA window ttcGTACAAATCCGTTATGGAGAACAGTCAATTCTTAACCTGCCGCGTTATGGGGTTTAAAATTTGAGCCCAATGCATGCAATTTGGCAAAACAGTTCTTTGTGGTTGGAAAATAGGCATAACCTAGTACGGTCAGACCAGAACCACTGCTTATTATCCCGTTAAGTGTTAAATAAATCCCGAGATCAAAATTCATATACGTGAAAGCTTATCTATATAGCATCACAGAAACTCAATTTCCAACACAAAGGGAAGAATAATATAGAAATGTTATACCTGCCTATGTTAGGTGCCCAAGCAACTGCATAGACCTCCTCATCACTCTTGTCCTCTGGCATGGAAAGTTCTGCAACTGGAAGCCATCTTTGATGATCCTGATCATACTCCCAGACCTGTTAAAAACTATAATATGAATTGATGATGGAAAGTTCTGCAACTGGAAGCCATCTTCTAGCAGAGACAtaagattgaagaagctttaGAGAATTCAGACTGTCACAACATAGCTAGAATATTCATTGTGGTGTCGACGTGTAAAAAATGTTACTGCATAAGCAGTTCTATAATTTAATAGTTCTTTACAGGGAAAGAAATCCTAAATCTCAAAGAATTCTTTGAGAGTATTAAAAACTGAACATAAGATCCTTGCAATGAAATACTATCTCCCTGATCATAACGTACTACCTACTGTATCAAAATTTCCTAACTAGTCGATTTTTTGTCAAGCAAGTTCGATGCAGTTTGAATTCAAGGAGAAAATGATGAAGGCTATGTACCTTAGGGGAGTTTAACGATGGCATATTAGAGCTAAAGCCCAAAACAAAGACTGCCTGCTGGACTTCACTTTTTAGTGGATTCCAAGAGATGGAAGCAGACAGGCATGAAGCATTACCAAACTTGGACACCACATCAACTACGTTTTGAAATTCGGCCTACAAAGAAACAATAAAAGATCAAATTGGTATATTGTTAAAAAATATTCCCTATCCAGTTCGCAGAAAACAGAACTAAGACTACCACCTCTGGGAAATGGCAGATGAGTCCATGAAACTAAGTATACACAAAATGTTTCTCTTCTAACGTTAACAATGAGCACAAATGACTTGGTGATGGCTTTTGCTCCGTCCATTTTATCTAGATTAGAGTTCCAAAAAGATCAAAAGGCTACATGGGATGAAACTTCTTTCCAAATCTTTTTGaacaacaataaataatgaataGTTATATTACCAAAATTTCCCATTACATGGATATCGAACACACACAACTAAAGGCAATAAACCAAATAGAGATGGCCCAAATTATGCAAAGAAAAATAGATTACAAAAACGTAAAGACAAGCACTTGTACCATGAGTTTATACATCTAAATGTAAAATACAGAAAGATAATGATTGCTTAAATGAAGGTGATTAAAAGATGCAAACAAAACAACTGTACAGTTCATAATAAATAATGCTATGTCCAGCTCACACGGTATGCCTACAAACTGCAAAGTGAAGCAAAAACAGATTAGTAACAATGATAACCAAAGGGAGGACCTGAAGTTGCCACTTCTCCAAATCAAGCATATCGAGTAGCTCATAGATTTTTACTTGACCATCTGCAAATGCAGCAACCTGGAAAGGAGGTAATTGCAGCTAAACCTACAAACATTCCAACTTATAGAATATTTTTCACATCATGAGATCATGTTTCGTTTTCAAAGTGAATATATTCTGGAACTGAagttatttttctttaaaataatcGATACAAAGTAGTTTATAACCTTCGTTTATGCTTGTTCACATGAAGAAAATTGTTTCCCATCTCAATCTAAATGTTTTTTACTCTTACAGAGTACAGACTAAAGAAAAAACATACTGGCGCGAGTAATGAATctgaaacaataaaaaaaaacctttttctcattATATTAATACAtgtacatataattcatgtgccTCATTTTTGACTTGCAAAGTTTACTTAGGCACTGCAAGGAACAACGATGAGGTTCAATTTAGGAAGATTGTATCAGTTAACATCTCAGCTTCTAGATGCTTCCCTTCTTTCCTTCCAATCTATTTTTCCCATCCTTCCTTCCTTCGCATCTATCCATTCGAAGAAAAATCCAGCACAAGAATTTATAGtatttagttttaaaaaaatatatatatagtaagTACTATGTTTAAGTTGAAGCAAAGAGAAGTCAAAATTTTCTCGGCCTTTGTGAGCCATGCCTGTTGTTTCTAAGCACCATAAAGTGCTACATGTAAGAAACTAATAACAAGTCTCACCAATTTCAAACTTGTATGACAACCACCGAATTGAGCATCTAGAACTTGGCTCGTGTTTCTTTCAAAGGATTTACGCAGCTTCCACTGATTGCCTTCAGTATCTAGCAGATGGAAAATTAAAAATGCATAGTTTTTAGACAAATAAGATGTTGTAAAACAAAAAATGCATATAAAAGATGTCAGTCGGTCAACAACAGAAGATAGAACATGATTAGACAAGTTGTGATCCAAATCTGACATAACCAGCAACGTAAGCCTAAATCAATTCCAGAATTCTATGGTTTCCCTCATCTGATGGAATAAAAACACGGAGCGAGTACCTTCGGCAACTTCCTCCCACAAAGACAAAGTTCCACAGGCACCAATGCATGCAATTGCATCTCCAAATTCTGGTGGAACCCAGACCACTTTCAAGATGCTGCCTTCTTGAACCTAAtagaaaatcaaaatcatatcacaCTCAAATTCATCAAAATTTACGAATATGATACAACGTACGGAagacttaaaaatatttagtcAAGATGACAGCTTAATATACAATCATGGGCGTGAATTTTAATATATAGATAACAGCTGGCATTTATGGGGTACTCCACCAAGCCTGCCCCCGTAAATAGGATGAATTTTTTACATATTTCTGTTAGTTTATAAGCCCAAGAAGAGAACCCAAAGCCCCAAACCCAAAATGCTAGTCTTTCATGTGCAAGAGCCCCTCAAGCTACGAGCTATTCCACAATTTGTTGTAGAGCGCATGTGGTATATGCTACATTGCCCACCAATCCGACCCCTTGAGAAACTGATACTGACAGCAGCCAACATTGTACAAACTTCATTCACCTATCAATAATCAGTACATATAATGCAATCTAAATTTGTAATGCGAACAAAGGCCACATTACCACCACTAACCCGATTATGGTCCCTTCCCAAATCATCACTTTCTAGTTTCACCACGTAGAATCTCACCAATATAAGTCCATATATCCAACCGGACATCTCATACCAAAAGACAAGACAAACTATATGTGCGGTAAACTTATCATTCCACCTCATTCGGATATGGAGCCAGCCAACTTTGTAAATTTAACGATTTCACGTCGTAAACAGTAAACCTGACTCTCCCGGGTCCCGACACTCAATGTTAAGCCAAACTCGCATAAATAGTAGAACACTCTTCCAATTGCACACTGAAGCAAAAGGCAGGAGAAAACAGAAAAACAAGCTTCGTAGCAAGAAATGAAGATGATTTCACCTTAACTCTGGAGGTGCAATTGAAAACGGAAGACGCTGCATCAGCTGAATCATAAATGGACAATGTACCATCATTCAAACCAGCAGCCAATCTCAGGCCACAGTGGTTCCACGCAGTGCATGACGTCCCCTTGTCGAGCGTCAAAATGTGTTTATCCATCTCTTTATCTCGCTTTCTACAAGACTGTGCACTTGGATTCTGTATCTGCTGATGCTTGTTTTTAGATGTAAGGAAGGAATCTTTGTTATGAATTGATCTCTGGAACCCTAATGGCCCAATTCGTTTAAACTATTCAAATCAATTTACTCGAATGGGTTTGGCCAAATAATTAGGGTAAAAATTTGAGTGAGATAGTCTTATaggttgtattttgtgatacacattttttatttgggccattcatgaaaaattattactttttatgttaagagtattattttttattgtgaatatcgataaagctgaccgtctcacagataaagattcgtgagaccgtctcacaaaaaacatacTCAAATATTAGAGTAGTGTGTGGTACGATGGAATGAATTGAATTAATAATTGAATGATAATGGAATAATAGATGATACCCTCGGGATAGCCCGGGTTGTGCCCGAGTCATGGACGATTCTTGTGTCCGGGGCATGGACGACCCATGATACTGGATGGATGGCCAGAATCAGGACAAGTCGGCAGTAAGAGCTCATCAGGAGCCGGGCGGGTGAATGCCCGGGACGTCTCCTCCCCGGGCCACCGGACGCCCGGGCTCTCGTTCAAACTCCCAGGAACTTTCTACCCGGGCTACCTCGATATGAGCACCGCCCTCGAGTATACTAGCAGAATAGGATGTGGGCAACTGTCCCATCTCTGACACCGGGCCGATgggttgacaaaatcagatgggctggatgtgactagtatgagatttgacacgtcagaatatagggtgtgctcagcagtcctactataattagtaggtaacacggagaacgaggtcatcattacttctcctacaataaatatcaggttcttcctttacatttacattcattcattcacaccaatatcacaaccatcacttggttacattggttcttggcttgaatcattcactgacttaagcatcggagtggccggCACCCATTCACGTGGCTACCTTCTTGAGTGCAGGAAATCCTCTCCGCCCGGGAAAGAAGCTTCTGGTTCAGATATCCACATTGCTCTTgtttccttcatcattttgatagcagatccggtgggAGCACCCGACCCTACTCACTCATTTCACCTGGATCGCATCAATAGCCATATTacattcaaaaaaataatatagccgtcgatatttttaatttataaaacatcaaaatctcaaatttgaaacaatgtctcaaaaaaaaatgattttcatTCAATTTTCATAAACTCAACATCTTAAAAAGATCATGTACAAATATTAGAAAGTGATAATTAAGTAGATTACGCACCAAATATTATAaagatttttgtttattttacgAGTCGGTAAATTTTGCTGGTTAGTTTTTCCAATCGGGAGAAACCTTTCTGTTCACAATCAAGTTTAGCCAACCTTAATCTTCCGACTACGATAGATTCATGTTCACAGATTGTGCTCGACTTTGTTTCTCCGTTGTTCGATTCCAACACAACATAGGTTTTTCTTTGAATgctattttgttttttatatgGAAAATCAACAAACGGGCTTGCGGGCCTCGCAGTAATGGGTCAAAACTTGGCACTAAACATCGCGGAGAAAGGCTTCCCGATTTCTGTCTACAATCGGACGACGTCCAAAGTCGACGAAACTGTAGATCGAGCTCACCGGGAAGGAAACCTTCCTCTCTTCGGCCAGGACAACCCCAAAGATTTCGTCCTTTCTATTAAAAATCCCAGGTCCGTGATCATTCTTGTCAAAGCTGGAGCCCCTGTTGACCAGACCATTGCTGCTCTGTCTGCGTACATGGAGCCCGGTGATACGATCATTGATGGGGGTAATGAGTGGTATGAAAACACTGAACGCCGTATTTCAGAGGTTTCTGAAAAGGGTTTGCTTTATCTTGGGATGGGAGTTTCTGGGGGTGAAGACGGGGCACGAAATGGGCCTTCTTTGATGCCAGGAGGGTCCCGCCAGGCCTATTTGAATATTCATCACATTCTTGATAAGGTCGCGGCGCAGGTGGATGATGGCCCTTGTGTTACTTACATTGGCGAAGGGGGGGTCGGGGAATTTTGTGAAGATGGTGCATAATGGGATTGAGTACGGTGATATGCAGCTGATTTCTGAAGCCTATGTATGATGTGCTGAAGAACGTTGGGGGACTGGGGAACGAGGAGTTAGCGGGGATTTTTTATGATTGGAATAGGGGGGAGTTGGAGAGTTTCTTGGTTGAGATTACGGCAGATATCTTTAAGGTGGAGGATGAGGAGACTGGCGTTGGGTATTTGGTGGATAAGATTTTGGATAAGACTGGGATGAAAGGAACTGGGAAATGGACGGTTCAGCAGGCCGCTGAGCTGTCCATCGCAGCTCCCACGATTTCTGCTTCCTTGGATTGTAGGTATATGAGTGGTTTAAAGGAGGAGAGGGAGGCGGCTGCAGAGATTTTCGAGAAAGAAGGGTTGAAGGAGGAGATGATTAATAATGTGGCTGTAGTGGATAAGAAAAGGTTGATTGACGATGTTCGGCAGGCTCTTTACGCGTCCAAGATTTGTAGTTACGCCCAAGGGATGAATTTGTTGAGGTCAAAGAGTGCGGAGAAAGGATGGGGTTTGAACTTGGGGGAGTTGGCGAGGATTTGGAAAGGTGGGTGTATCATCAGGGCAGTTTTCTTGGATAGGATCAAGCAAGCTTATCAGAGGAATCCGGGGCTGGCCAATTTGTTGGTGGACCCCGAATTTGCAAGGGAAATGGTGCAAAGACAGGCGGCATGGAGGAGAGTCGTGGGGTTGGCGATTCAGAAGGGAATTAGTGTCCCCGGGATGTCTGCGAGTTTGCAATATTTTGATACTTATAGGCGTAGTAGACTGCCTGCCAACCTTGTGCAGGCTCAGAGGGATTATTTTGGGGCGCATACCTATGAGAGGATCGATCGCCCTGGATCATACCACACCGAGTGGTCCAAGCTTGCTCGAAAGACCAGAGTGGCTAGGTAGAGGTGAGGTGAGGTTTGGTTTGGTGGTTAGAATTTGGTTGTTGAAGTTATACCATTGATTTTCTGGAGGGATATATTTCACTTTGAGCTATATTATCGTTAATTTTCTTGCTTTCTCAATGTTAATAAATGGAGCAATACCTATTTGAGCATCATATTCCACACGGCCATTTTGATGTTCTGCGATGATCTGCCtgaataataataagattaaaaaaaaaaaattatgaaggtTTTTTGGAAGGCAATAACAAAAGAGTGATTAACAATTATTGAGAAAGTAGATTAACTAATTTTCATTCTAATTAAACAGTTTCTATGTgcaccatatatatatatatatatatatatattaatatatatatcggTTAGTTTCATCGGTTAATTCCAATTAAACTAACCAATACGTCTCAAATCTTAAAGACTTTAATGTCTGATCACctttttttataaactttattattatttttatgttcgGCTATTTAGCTATATATATTATGATAGAAAATCGATGTAGAATAAACTACAATCATATCATCTCCAAgtcacaaaattattttcaaaccTAAGCATTCGAGATAATTCTCAGAAAACTTCTTTAAAAAAATCgcatctatttttttttatttgctaaaaaaaattcatatataaatttaatttcaaaatatataaataaaagtaACATAGGGTGCGCAACCACATATTACTTGCATGCAATTGCGGAGACGTTCCATTTTACTGGGAAAAAACTACAAACTTGGAAGAAAATTCCCATATAGACGGCctaaattatattttactacggaaaatttaaaataagacatgaATGAATGACCTAAAGGATGAAAACAAAATCAAATGAAAGCTACCTCAAATGGGTATGTACAAGTTCCAACAAAGTTATCTCAAACATTATCCCAAGCAGACTGAGCTGAATTTAGCATTTCAACATTAGGCATACAAAATTGCAACCCGATCTGTCTGGACTCGAAAAACAGTGTCGATCAAATTGATAAACAAAGCTTTCCTCATATATTATCAAGAAATACTCGTGGTTTGATCGTCAGTTCAGCCCTCAGATGGAGAATCCCATTGATGAAAAAAGGGCTGTTGTCTGCTATGAAAGCCGTCCATGGAACGCCAAATAAGTTTCGGTATCCCACAGCCTTTCCTCCAGTAAAGTTGTAATTTCCTTTATACTTGCTCACAAACTCCTCCGAGGGCTTTGTCCTGGAAGCGAACTCGTAGTCAACTGTGAAAGTGTCTGATCCCTTCTCCTGCATGCCTAAAAACAGCCCGAAACAATGGAAAGAACTCTGTTGGTCCATATTGCAATGGGCCGACAAGAAAAATCCTTGCCCTCCCAAGTGAAAAGCTTGGGAGTAGACTCGACCAGAAGGGAAGAGATTTGCACACTCCTCTCGCTTTAGATCCAGATACACTATACACTGTTGACGAGGTAACTCAAATTCAACAACCTTGACGGGTCGGTATTTATATGCACGCTCTGCAAAACGGCGGAATGAAGCATTTCCCTCTGCCACAAGAGTACGCTGCCGGTATGGAGCTTCTGCCTTGAAAAAGAGGGCATCTAGTACGACCTTGGAAGTAAGTTCAGGATCAAAGTCGCTGCAAGTTAGGACTTTTCTCAGCTTTCGGCAACTCATGCATGGAAAACGAATCAGGCGAATGAGACGTGTGCTCAATATTTCACGTCGTTCCTCCAGCTTTGGGTAATGTATTCGAGCCCACTTCAGCACAAAATCTAAGATAGCATCCTCCGAAGCCACCTGAAGATCATCACTGGCCAGGATTACCTCAATACCAGATAAAGGCAGGTTGAGCACTTCTTCTTGAAACCTGGTAATTGCAAAAATAGCCTCTTCAGGCAGTAAAaccttaaaaaagaaaaaaagaaagccCTGAACAATCCAAGGAAAACTAATTAAGAATAGAGAAACATTATTTCTTTTCCTGGCCTCGCAATCTAAGCTAATCGGATTTTATTGTTGAAGAGAAAATGAATAACTTGGATATTTTAAGATAGAGAGAAACCAAATCACTACTTTAATCGGTGGCAGACAAATTGCAAATCAAACATAAAGAAAGACAATAGTCAACCACAGACGAGAAAAACACACATATCCTCAATACAAAAGCCAGGAGCTTACTTGCTCATGTCCTTGAAGCGTTCGGCAAGAAATCGCTTGGCAGCATCCGTAAGTGGCTGAACTGTATCAGCCATCAAAACAGTCGAAGGAAGATCCAAATAAAGCAATGCTGATTCACAAGTCATCGGCAAGTTTCGTAATAGACGGCTGCAATatctcatacatgatgcaaCCTCATATTTGTCAGCAGCCATCAACACATCCAACAAAGCGGACGGTGTTGTTCTTGTTAAAGAATTGCTATACATAAAATTTAGCAAATCCATGAGGGCAGCTTCCTCTGCTCGCCAAAGTGGGACCCAAACAATAGGAAAGTTCAGCATATACATTGGAATCATACATGACAAGAAAGCAATAACGTCAAGTTAATGAACTTCAAGGACAATATGTACTACCATTTGAATTGGAAAATATTGTTGCAACTGAATTGATTTatatgttcaaaagattatgTAAAATGATATAATACAAGTGCTTCATCCAGTTACAAAACGTACACAATTTCACAAAGCCCTATGTGAACAGTGAACACAATCAAAGTACTAGATATACTGAACACTTGAAGATTCAAAGAATTTTAATGTTATGGTCCAAGTCAATCTAATGACCAAaaataaaaagcaataaatactTGATGTGTATCTATGTTTACCAGAGGCATGGATCCGTAGAGTTACACGTCGCTGCTCTGACTCTCTCATACCATTTGAGAACAACTATAAAGAAATAAACaatgaaaatataaatataaaatacaaaatcaacaagaaaacaacAGAATGAATTGTGGACGACCTACCTTGTAAAAGAATGGACTCTTTGCTGCCAAAATAGGAGAGCTAATGTGGATGGTCTTCACTACGATGGCTGAGTAGTCCATTCCAGATGATGTTTCAATGACCTGTGTTGCTTCATTAACTAGCAGTGTCAGATACATTTGTCAAATAGTTGAAATCATGGTCTACATAATTCCAATTTTAATGTGACACTGAAATCTCAAAATAATATATCAAAATCGAGTTGAGCAGAGTAGTAAAACCATTTTGTAATGTTCATGACAAATTGTAAAGGAATTTTTGAGAATctaatcatccatgaaaaattttaaGAGCAACATGAGATTGGAACAACAAAAGAGGAACTCCAAATGAGGAAATACTTGTCATATCAGGCTGGTGATTTGCAGTCTGTGTTACATTTACAGGTGGCTCCTCGATCATTGCCACAGCTTCCTCTACGTTTTCATAAGTAACACCATCTTCCATATCTGGGATATTGCAACTCAATATCTGTTCTTCACGTTGCACTGTCAACTCTAAAGCTGAGATCAATGGATcacaattaataaaaaaaacttggTAAACTCCTAGATAACACAGCTAAGTCACGAATATGAAACCATAAATATTTACATTtctaaacataaaattttggaACAGGAATACATACGATGGATATGGCAGGAGCCAAAAGTTAAATTAATACAGGGAACACGCATATCAAAACTGTTACTTTTGGCTGAATAGCCCCAGCATCCACCCAGTGCCCCAGACCCTAGTAGTCCATCCTTGATCACAAACAAACTCAGAAAACTTCATAGAAATGGTAAAGCCTCTTTGCAGTCTATGAACAAAACATTATTCTACAACTTCGTTAAAAAACTTCCACAACCATGAATAACACGACTTAAATAAAAGGATTCTATTTCTAATTCAGTTTCATGCAACATTCAACTCTACAAACACCAAG is part of the Primulina tabacum isolate GXHZ01 chromosome 18, ASM2559414v2, whole genome shotgun sequence genome and encodes:
- the LOC142532143 gene encoding protein SEH1-like isoform X2 produces the protein MDKHILTLDKGTSCTAWNHCGLRLAAGLNDGTLSIYDSADAASSVFNCTSRVKVQEGSILKVVWVPPEFGDAIACIGACGTLSLWEEVAEDTEGNQWKLRKSFERNTSQVLDAQFGGCHTSLKLVAAFADGQVKIYELLDMLDLEKWQLQAEFQNVVDVVSKFGNASCLSASISWNPLKSEVQQAVFVLGFSSNMPSLNSPKVWEYDQDHQRWLPVAELSMPEDKSDEEVYAVAWAPNIGRPYELIAVATQKGIGLWHIGLNPDADGRLSVNQVSMLHGHDGMADGMGHERNDTGYYWN
- the LOC142532143 gene encoding protein SEH1-like isoform X1, producing MDKHILTLDKGTSCTAWNHCGLRLAAGLNDGTLSIYDSADAASSVFNCTSRVKVQEGSILKVVWVPPEFGDAIACIGACGTLSLWEEVAEDTEGNQWKLRKSFERNTSQVLDAQFGGCHTSLKLVAAFADGQVKIYELLDMLDLEKWQLQAEFQNVVDVVSKFGNASCLSASISWNPLKSEVQQAVFVLGFSSNMPSLNSPKVWEYDQDHQRWLPVAELSMPEDKSDEEVYAVAWAPNIGRPYELIAVATQKGIGLWHIGLNPDADGRLSVNQVSMLHGHDGQVWQMEWDMSGMTLATTGTDGVVRLWQANLNGVWHEQAVLAPAS
- the LOC142532817 gene encoding BTB/POZ domain-containing protein POB1-like isoform X2, which translates into the protein MESGSSFESGSPENSSDFAFAFNDVNFSDRVLRIEILLDVPGSKPGPDDSLADWARNRKRRRDDQLNALELTVQREEQILSCNIPDMEDGVTYENVEEAVAMIEEPPVNVTQTANHQPDMTTTQVIETSSGMDYSAIVVKTIHISSPILAAKSPFFYKLFSNGMRESEQRRVTLRIHASEEAALMDLLNFMYSNSLTRTTPSALLDVLMAADKYEVASCMRYCSRLLRNLPMTCESALLYLDLPSTVLMADTVQPLTDAAKRFLAERFKDMSKFQEEVLNLPLSGIEVILASDDLQVASEDAILDFVLKWARIHYPKLEERREILSTRLIRLIRFPCMSCRKLRKVLTCSDFDPELTSKVVLDALFFKAEAPYRQRTLVAEGNASFRRFAERAYKYRPVKVVEFELPRQQCIVYLDLKREECANLFPSGRVYSQAFHLGGQGFFLSAHCNMDQQSSFHCFGLFLGMQEKGSDTFTVDYEFASRTKPSEEFVSKYKGNYNFTGGKAVGYRNLFGVPWTAFIADNSPFFINGILHLRAELTIKPRVFLDNI
- the LOC142532817 gene encoding BTB/POZ domain-containing protein POB1-like isoform X1 encodes the protein MESGSSFESGSPENSSDFAFAFNDVNFSDRVLRIEILLDVPGSKPGPDDSLADWARNRKRRRDDQLNALELTVQREEQILSCNIPDMEDGVTYENVEEAVAMIEEPPVNVTQTANHQPDMTINEATQVIETSSGMDYSAIVVKTIHISSPILAAKSPFFYKLFSNGMRESEQRRVTLRIHASEEAALMDLLNFMYSNSLTRTTPSALLDVLMAADKYEVASCMRYCSRLLRNLPMTCESALLYLDLPSTVLMADTVQPLTDAAKRFLAERFKDMSKFQEEVLNLPLSGIEVILASDDLQVASEDAILDFVLKWARIHYPKLEERREILSTRLIRLIRFPCMSCRKLRKVLTCSDFDPELTSKVVLDALFFKAEAPYRQRTLVAEGNASFRRFAERAYKYRPVKVVEFELPRQQCIVYLDLKREECANLFPSGRVYSQAFHLGGQGFFLSAHCNMDQQSSFHCFGLFLGMQEKGSDTFTVDYEFASRTKPSEEFVSKYKGNYNFTGGKAVGYRNLFGVPWTAFIADNSPFFINGILHLRAELTIKPRVFLDNI